In the genome of Osmerus mordax isolate fOsmMor3 chromosome 15, fOsmMor3.pri, whole genome shotgun sequence, one region contains:
- the fzd8a gene encoding frizzled-8a, which translates to MEYYLLGVYLLLSLAILPRSSGTTAKEITCQEIAVPLCKGIGYNYTYMPNQFNHDTQDEAGLEVHQFWPLVEIQCSPDLKFFLCSMYTPICLEDYKKPLPPCRSVCERARAGCAPLMRQYGFPWPDRMKCDLLPVQGNPDTLCMDYNRTDSTTVSPVLSKPTNYPGKAYNPQRNKDRSNRPPLPGKYKPPAAPCEPACKCLTPMVPVNTDRHHLYNRVKTGQITNCAMPCHNPYFTQDERTFTAFWIGLWSVLCFVSTFATVATFLIDMERFKYPERPIIFLSACYMFVSVGYIVRLIAGHEKVACNREYDVEHIHYETTGPALCTVVFLLIYFFGMASSIWWVILSLTWFLAAGMKWGNEAIASYSQYFHLAAWLIPSMKSIAVLALSSVDGDSVAGICYVGNQNLDNLRGFVLAPLVIYLFIGTMFLLAGFVSLFRIRSVIKQGGTKTDKLEKLMIRIGIFTVLYTVPATIIVACYFYEQHNRQSWEITHNCSCLSEQDLKKPDYAVFMLKYFMCLLVGITSGVWIWSGKTLESWRTFCTRCCWGSKGTSGSMYSDVSTGLTWRSGTASSVSCPKQMPLSQV; encoded by the coding sequence ATGGAGTACTACCTGTTGGGGGTATACCTGCTGCTTTCACTCGCTATTCTTCCCAGATCCAGCGGAACCACGGCGAAGGAGATCACCTGCCAGGAGATCGCTGTGCCACTGTGTAAGGGAATCGGCTACAACTACACCTACATGCCCAACCAATTCAACCACGACACGCAGGACGAGGCGGGCTTGGAGGTGCACCAGTTCTGGCCTCTGGTTGAAATACAATGTTCCCCAGACCTGAAGTTCTTTCTGTGCAGCATGTATACTCCTATCTGCCTTGAGGACTATAAGAAGCCCTTGCCACCGTGCCggagtgtctgtgagagagctcGGGCGGGCTGCGCTCCTCTCATGAGGCAGTATGGTTTTCCGTGGCCGGACAGAATGAAATGTGACTTGCTGCCTGTTCAAGGCAACCCCGACACGCTGTGTATGGACTACAATAGGACCGATTCGACCACAGTTTCCCCGGTACTATCTAAACCAACAAACTATCCCGGCAAAGCATATAATCCGCAAAGAAACAAGGACAGATCCAACCGGCCCCCTCTTCCCGGTAAATACAAACCACCGGCGGCTCCTTGCGAACCAGCGTGTAAGTGTCTTACACCCATGGTGCCGGTAAACACAGACCGACACCACCTCTATAACCGGGTCAAGACCGGCCAAATTACAAACTGTGCAATGCCTTGCCACAACCCGTATTTTACACAAGACGAGAGGACGTTTACTGCATTCTGGATAGGACTTTGGTCTGTGTTATGTTTTGTGTCCACCTTCGCAACTGTTGCTACTTTTTTAATAGACATGGAGCGGTTTAAGTATCCAGAGAGACCtattatttttctctctgcctgttaCATGTTTGTTTCTGTCGGTTATATAGTGAGATTAATTGCTGGGCACGAGAAGGTGGCTTGTAACCGGGAGTATGACGTGGAGCACATACACTACGAGACCACGGGCCCCGCGCTCTGTACTGTAGTGTTCctgcttatttattttttcggTATGGCCAGTTCCATTTGGTGGGTAATTCTGTCCCTGACCTGGTTTTTGGCCGCGGGGATGAAGTGGGGAAATGAGGCCATTGCTAGTTACTCCCAGTATTTTCACCTGGCTGCCTGGCTCATACCCAGCATGAAATCTATCGCTGTTTTGGCCCTCAGTTCTGTGGACGGAGACTCTGTGGCCGGAATCTGCTACGTAGGCAATCAAAACTTGGACAATCTGAGAGGATTCGTTTTGGCTCCGCtcgtgatttatttatttatcggcACCATGTTCCTCCTTGCGGGATTCGTGTCCCTGTTCAGAATCCGTAGCGTCATCAAACAAGGTGGCACTAAAACGGACAAGCTGGAGAAGCTGATGATAAGAATTGGTATATTTACAGTGTTATACACTGTGCCTGCCACTATCATAGTAGCTTGTTACTTCTATGAGCAACACAACAGACAAAGTTGGGAAATAACCCACAATTGCTCCTGTTTGTCGGAGCAGGACTTAAAGAAACCGGACTATGCTGTTTTTATGTTAAAGTACTTTATGTGCCTTTTGGTGGGCATCACGTCCGGCGTGTGGATTTGGTCTGGGAAAACGCTAGAATCATGGAGGACTTTCTGCACTCGCTGTTGTTGGGGCAGCAAAGGCACCAGTGGCTCAATGTATAGTGACGTGAGTACCGGACTAACGTGGAGATCCGGCACTGCTAGCTCGGTATCTTGCCCCAAGCAGATGCCATTGTCCCAGGTCTGA